DNA from Oncorhynchus masou masou isolate Uvic2021 chromosome 5, UVic_Omas_1.1, whole genome shotgun sequence:
ACAAAGGAAAAGACATACTCTAGCATGTTACATTCCAAGAGCAATTGGATTCGAAAAAACACAACGTGCCCCACTTGGGgacccgaggaccgagtttgggaaacgctggccTCAAGATCAAATACCAATAGGGAGCCACTATGACGTGCCAGTACCCGCGTTTAACCACTAGATGGCCTCCGTGCTCCACGGGAAAATTTTCCCCTCTCAGCAGCGGCACTGCAACATGGGACTTTCAAAGTCAGTTGTTCTTAGCTACATAGTGACAATTTTGCCCACTTTTTGCCCTATATCATTACTATCACTCATTACTGCTACTCTATTTTCCCCTCTTCTACTCTAGGCATACATCTAATTACATATAAGAAAGAGAGCGTTATTGAAACGAATCAACTCTGATTTACAATCACGgccggtggtgatacagcctggaatcgaaccacggTCTGTAGGGACTCGAGAGCAGGGAACGCGACGTGTTCGTCTACAACATACACGGTGGGAAAGGGGCGTGTACTAATGGAACAATTGTGCCTTTTTGACTGAAATATGGAGgtggctcttaaaagagcctttgggGGATTTTGGAGATCAGGTCATCGTTTATGCGCGCTCTCCGCGAATACGACGGGCCAGCTGGATGTCCTTGGGCATGATGGTCACCCTCTTGGCGTGGATGGCGCACAGGTTGGTGTCCTCGAACAGGCCGACCAGGTAAGCCTCGCTTGCCTCCTGCAGGGCCATCACTGCGGAACTCTGGAAGCGCAGGTCGGTCTTAAAGTCCTGGGCAATTTCTCGCACCAGGCGCTGGAAAGGCAGTTTGCGGATCAGCAGCTCAGTGGACTTCTGGTAACGACGGATCTCTCTAAGAGCCACGGTGCCGGGCCTGTAACGGTGAGGCTTCTTCACGCCGCCGGTGGCCGGGGCGCTCTTGCGCGCAGCCTTGGTGGCGAGCTGCTTCCTGGGTGCTTTGCCACCGGTGGATTTGCGAGCGGTTTGCTTGGTTCTGGCCATGGCGCTAGCTAGCTTCCTTCTTTCACAGTCGGAGTATAGCCTCCAAATGCCTATGTGAAGTTTATAAAGCCGGCAGCGGCGTCTGCTGATTGGTCACCATCTCCGCACCGTCCCGATTGGCCCGTTGCGGAGGCCTCCTCCGCCGCCCATTGGACGGGAGGCTCGGCCTCTCCGTGCCGCCCCAAAATGCAACCCCTCCCTCGCCGAGGCGCGCTTGGGTCTTTTGTTAGGGCAGCGAGCAACGTTACACTTTACGCGCAATATTTTGCCCTCTCATTCTAGCCTAGTAGTTGTTATTCTTCATTTAGGTCTCATGATACGGTgccgtgtatatgtgtgtgtatctaacaAACACGCCCAATAGTTGGCCAGGCACAGAAAGGACACTTTGCGCTTTTGCTGAGCTAGGTGGttggctcttaaaagagcctttgggGGTTGAGTAGTCAAGTTGCAGCCGCACCAGCGATTTTACTTGGCTTTGACGGCTTTCTCAGTCTTCTTGGGGAGCAGCACTGCCTGGATGTTGGGCAGAACACCACCCTGAGCGATGGTCACGCCGCCAAGCAGTTTGTTCAGCTCCTCGTCGTTACGGACTGCCAGCTGCAGGTGACGGGGGATGATACGAGTCTTCTTGTTGTCACGGGCAGCGTTTCCGGCCAACTCCAGGATCTCAGCGGTCAGGTACTCGAGCACTGCGGCCAGGTAGACTGGTGCGCCAGCGCCCACACGCTCGGCGTAGTTGCCTTTGCGCAGCAGCCTGTGCACACGGCCCACGGGGAACTGGAGCCCGGCACGGGATGAACGTGTCTTTGCCTTCGCCCTGGCCTTGCCTCCGGTTTTGCCTCTTCCGCTCATATTGGtagcttcagtatgtcacagaaTGTCTGAATGAGCCGCTGGCCACCTCGAGAGCCTTACTTATACCTCGCCACAAGAGGCATCGATTGGCCACCGGACCGGTGTGGCCTTATCCAattggagtgagagagggacagacagtcaGCCCTAAGCCCGCCCCCacccggcaggcaggcaggcaggcaggcaggcagcagagtGACAAGGGCTAGGCTACTCTGTTTCCCTCCGACTTTTGTTACTTTTTCGCGTTGGCGGGAGCGCCAAAGTGAGAACTCAAATCAATGAAACATGTATCAATCAATTCGAGAGTGGCTCATAATACAAATGGCTGCTGTCCAACCCACTATAGTATGTATTCTTATTATTATCATCAGGATCAATGTGACATGCGAATTCTAACACTACACAACAATGTTGACTGGTTAGGGTGCTGCACTCTTGAGTGACAAATGTTAAGCCATTTAGCCACTCGAAAATGTGATGCCTAAAactcattcatttcatttcatttcttaGCTAGGTAGGTAGGACGTACATGGAATGACATGCGCTTTTATGGAAAGAGGTGGgtggctcttaaaagagccttttGTGGTAACAACATGTGTCGAGTAGAAAGAACACTGTTTGTAATAGCTTTACTTCTTCTTGGGGGCTGCCTTCTTGGCCTTGGCTGCCTTGGGCTTGGCGGCTTTGGGCTTCGCTGCCTTGGTAGCCTTCTTGGGGCTCTTGGCCGCTTTCTTCGCCGCTGCGGCGGGCTTCTTCACCTTCTTTGGGCTCTTGGCGGCCTTTTTGGGTGTAGCGGGCTTCTTGGCCTTCTTGGGGGACTTCTTTGCGGCCACGGCCTTCTTGGCTGCTACCTTCTTGGGCTTCTTGGCGGCGGCGGGCTTCTTGGCGGCCACCTTCTTAGCTTTGGGGGCTGCGGCTTTCTTGGCGGGCTTCTTTGCCTCGACGGCCTTCTTGTTGAGCTTGAAGGAGCCGGAGGCACCGGTGCCCTTGGTCTGGACCAGGGTGCCCTTGGTGACGAGGCTCTTGACGGCGATCTTGACACGGGAGTTGTTCTTCTCCACGTCGTAGCCGCCTGCCGCCAGAGACTTCTTGAGCGCGGCCAGGGACACGCCGCTCCTCTCCTTGGAGGCGGACACCGCCTTGACGATGAGCTCGCCTACGCTGGGTCCCGCTTTCTTGGGCTTGGCTGCTGCCTTCTTCTTGGGTGCCTTGGCCGGCGCGGCGGCGGCGGGTGCTGGTGCGACTTCTGCCATGTCTGTCGTTCGGtccggtaaac
Protein-coding regions in this window:
- the LOC135539493 gene encoding histone H1; amino-acid sequence: MAEVAPAPAAAAPAKAPKKKAAAKPKKAGPSVGELIVKAVSASKERSGVSLAALKKSLAAGGYDVEKNNSRVKIAVKSLVTKGTLVQTKGTGASGSFKLNKKAVEAKKPAKKAAAPKAKKVAAKKPAAAKKPKKVAAKKAVAAKKSPKKAKKPATPKKAAKSPKKVKKPAAAAKKAAKSPKKATKAAKPKAAKPKAAKAKKAAPKKK
- the LOC135539496 gene encoding histone H3 gives rise to the protein MARTKQTARKSTGGKAPRKQLATKAARKSAPATGGVKKPHRYRPGTVALREIRRYQKSTELLIRKLPFQRLVREIAQDFKTDLRFQSSAVMALQEASEAYLVGLFEDTNLCAIHAKRVTIMPKDIQLARRIRGERA